gacttttggatgaggcttgtcttaaagggctattatgcggacaacatattaacccggctaggtttgaccatgatgcatgtacaattaatcagagtaaggctgctatagaggtctagactgggaccctcaagcggacaacttgagggggaaaggcacggaactatcgaacgcaccgctgatcgactagttttactgcaaatatgcctttccaaatttaaagggtgatatataggaagagtgcaaacactcatcaagcgttgctataggattgattacgcacgagtggaatatgatgttgagcatgatttatgcaacaataaatagcatgttgtcaagtatttgcacgtaaaaaatgataaatgcggtatttaaataattgaaagacagttaaaaaaatagaaaacaaagagataagtcagtttcaggaaataaaagaaatcataaataagcagttaaattcaaataaagggGAGAGGGTACACTAGATAAAGCATGCTTAgcctaattcacaaaaataagttcgttatggtaagagcctaaaaatatccccagcagagtcgtcatgctgtcgcgcccccttttttccctttttgtgggaaagttcgggtttcgacatttattaggaataactcatttccttttgggaattgggtatttgaatttgaagagtctccacctaacatattaaggtgcgttagggcacctagagcgattaactcatatgactagtttgcattaccagagactagggtaagggctcgaaataaccttgagggaaaggtgttaggcacccctcgtggtccacaacggtgggtctcgGCCGAAATTGATTTATGTGAATTAGTcgtttaacaaataaatagtctAAGCATACATATAAGATAGAGACAATCTGACAAGAAAGCAGTCTAAGCATACATATGTAAATAAGATAGGGGGTCCTAGGTTCGtcagcctataggatcacatttgtacaatacccggtaagctttcctcaactagaggggttacGCGTGGCATTGGCGCACATGttatcatatcctttactacctgATTCTCTctccttggtcatagcctaaagcgttctagcaacttTAAGATATAtcatatgcgtgcactacccgtccctttacttatatagtcctagaggtattttaggacttctAATTAGCGTGGATCTTGACTCTCCTGTagtaattaaaaggaaaaaattctaggcgacatacaaaacatataggaCTGGCCAAAGATAGAACAATTAAAAGTCTCACATTTTACCTCCATAAATAGagcaagtaagtgcacgtctcaaacaacaaatttcagaTATTTAAGAAAAGCCCtagaacaggatatctaggtAAGCATGACAAGTAGAGAATATGCAATGTTGAGCTAAGGCAAAAGTGTTAAAAACCTATTCAGTTTTCCTACTGAATTTTTAGAGCCTGTTGAATCTGGCCAATCATAATGAGCAATGCAGTTTCACAGTGTTTATTAGACCTTGAttacctataggcttgcctaggcgtgaaTCCGCAGTATCCTATACACATGCTATACAAATGCAATCAGAATTCTGCGAGCCATTTTAAAGAAGTTTGAGTttattaagtcctatagacatgctgGTCTAGGCGCTGAAtaactgattttagacttatagatgCTGGCAGCTAAATGCAGAAATTGATCTTagaatcttataggcatggcatATAAATGCAGTGAGTAAAACATGCTGATGATTAATTTAAACGTCGTTAGTATGCAGAATCTAATCTTTTTTAGGCAAGActgattaattttaaaatctctataggcatggcatctaagaGAACATCGCAGCAAACTTAAAGACACGTTATCAAAATGCAGGATCGATTTTTGAATCCTATTGGCATGATGTCCAAATGAACAAACATTGTAACAGCTTATAGTCATGGTAACTATATAGACAAGATATTGTAGCaaactataggcatggtatccaGAATGCATGCCAACAATCAAACAACATGATGATTTCTAATTGCAGAAATTTAGTTTGAACCCtgtagacatgatttctataatgtACACAAGTGATGAACATTGCAATGtactataggcatggtttctaggaaTGTAAACATTGTGtctaaatcctataggcaggatatctacccaTTCCATAACAAATATGTATAATAATCCTTCCCAGTTTACTAATTTttccaatatctgtttacaaagtGAATAATATTACAAACCAACTGTAAATAAATTACATGAATTATAATAGTATACTATAAGGAGCCTGGATAGGCCCAAAAAATACACCCGGCAAACCAGTCTTTCAAACAGTCCACAAATGCCATAATTTCACAGTTCACCCCACAGGatcctggtgtgtcaaagttcccaagggcctcagggaccccgggcaatgctcacaccaggaGAACCTCCAAATTAACCTTTTGTGAGCAAGCTTGGAAAGCCAACTCCAGTGTGTAAAAGTTCAAAGGAGCCTCAGGAACTCCTAAGAAATGCTTACACTAGAGGGGCAAGACCATAGGCGTTCTAAGAATAGGAGTGGTGACTGAAAATAGGAGTAGTTTTAAGGAAATAGTTTAGAAGTAAACAGAGTCATTGCAGCACTCTTTCAGTAATCAAACAGCAAGTAGAGAACATGGTCGCAAAGTTTCAAAGCAAAGATTCACACTGCCCAGATTTAGCTTAATTCATTAGTTAACATTAGGTGACATGGAGCATGTTGAGAACAAACAACTACATAGAGAGGGGAGCAGAGGTTGGGGAGTCACATTGGTCATAGGAAATAATCATAAGTCTAGTTCATAGGGATACACAGAAGTCTAACTAAAGCATGAACAGACAAATTGAGAGCAGGACACTCATAGATTCAACCAAACAGAGAAAGGCAGGTTGTTGTAGTCAACATAGAAGCAAATGTGTGATGGCAGTAGACATATAGGTTTGACCAAGACAGAAGAAGGGCATTCTAATTATAAGGAATCATATGGGCTAAGTCGAATAATAGGAAACATGCAACCTAGTTTAATGGTAGTACATATGCTGACTAAGAACAAGAAACATGAAGTAACATAGATTTAGTCAAAGATAGACAGGTTGATGTAGAAGATCATGTTGGTTCAGTAGCATAAAAAAGACATGTTGAGAATAGAAAGTACACAAATTAAATTCATACAGAGTTTTGCATGATAGTAGAGTGAGAGCATACCAGTTAGAGAAGCAGAAGTAGAAAGTAAAGTAGCTGGGTTCAACAGTCTAGTCCTGGCTTTCAGTCGACTAGACAAATAGAtgatcacaagtagcagagagatGAAAGGAGagttatgtgtgtgtgtgaacTATTATTCCTGTATTTTGTAGAATGagaatgcatatatatatatatataggagtcGAATAGTATAGGTAAGTAAGGCAAGGCAAATTGACATTGCAAAAATAAGGCAAGGAAATAATCAAACAATCAATCAAGTAAGGTCAGTCATGATCCAATTAGCAGGATAGAAATGAGTAAAGTCAGGCTAGTACTACTTGATTTAAGGAAAACCTTATACGGAATCAATCAGTAATTAAGAGCTAGGTTAAATAAGGCAAGATCTAATTCCGAAATCAATTAGGAGTCGGTTCTAATAATCAAAGCATAAAATCAGGCCAGTAGCACCAATTATTAACCGCACATATGGTTAGAACATGTAAAATCTAATAAGGAAACACCGGTACTAAAGGAAAGCCCAATTTCAAACTCTAATTTAGGTAAGTGAAATGAATTAACAATTAATTGACAGAGTTTAAGGCAAACGGGTAGAAATAGTAAAATGAACGGTTAAATAATCAGAACTCTAAGAGATTAGGTAGAAATACAAAGacatatagtaagtaaaataaataaggaaaaccTAATAGATACTCAGAGACGAAAACATTTAAAGGTTAAATATTTTGCAGAAAAATCCGTTGAAATCAAGACCCTAATTCTAGGGTAAACCAAAATCAGTCAGGAATAATAATAGGAAAGGATTAGAAAATATCGAGGTAGAAGTACTgatattttaaagaagaaatacCAAAATAAACATGAAATCGTTTCACATCTAAGAAGATCTAAATAGagtcaaccaaaaaaaaaatagcctGATTCATAAAATAAATAGAGGTTGAACCAAGTCTGGTTTGAACCGGAGATTTGAAActctaaaatacaaaaatatttgtaCTCACAGTTATTGGGATGAACATAGATGGCAATAGCCAAGATATGAGAGATTTTTAACTATATCTGGCTCGAGTTTGGCCAGATTTGCTTTGCCATGTTAGGAAAGCATCtaaatagggtcatagacgagTAACCAGTGGTGAAGAGAGACCAATAATGTAAGGGAATCCATGGCTTATTCCATTTTGGGTCAGAATCGGAGGGGATAACAGGTGACGGTGCTAGGATTAGAGAGGGGTGAGAGACGAGAGCATATGAGAGTGGCGGGCTAGGGAGAATGGGTAGGGTTAGGGGGTTTTGATATATTAAAAGAGGTTGGTTGATTTAGGGTCGTTGATCTTCTAAGATCAACAGCCAGGATTAGATGTCTAGGTGGGGCGGGTTTAATTAGACGAGTTTTTGGGTTTGGCTCTGGGTTGGATGGGTATGGGTATTGGGctaggctaggtccgaaattgAGTATTTTCtaggggctagattttaaatacccaattaatttaataaaataattttataaataatttataaatgataaaaatgtgatTTGTACATGAAAATGcattaatattgtaaaaatatgaaaagtcaTTTTCTATATACATAATATAATTCTGCATATATATAGGCTGTtgttgcaaaatatgcaattctaGCCTTATAGCGCAAAATGTGATtgtaaaaaatacaattaaaatatttaagcattatataggcataaatgataaatttagatgatttattcatcataaaaataatatgagggataattattatatatttatataataaaaaatacagaaataaattgatttaaggcctttaaaattataaaaacacttgtgcatgtttgtaaatgtatttgaaagtatgtatgcatatttaaatatatatgagggaaaaattgggtatcaacagagctaatgtgccacagggtgatcCCACTGTCATTCACCTACACAAAGAGCTCCACGGCCATGGCCAGGCAATAGCAGAGTTAACTACAACAATGAACCAGTTGGAAAAAGCTCAATTGCAGCAAGTTCAAGCGCCGAGACAAGCAAATGCTATGGAAAGTGTCAACATGTTGGTCAACAAGAggcgacaaagaggtcaacaaggtcAAGGTAGTCCGGATCAATATGAGCAGGGTAACGGTGGTTTCAAccaagatgatgggtatgatgagcaAAGTGAAGAAGTTCAGTACGTGAATAATTACCAAGGGCAAAGGGGCAATGCTCCTAATCAACAACAACAGTGGAGATCCCAAGGAAACTAGGGGAATCAAAACCAACAGGGAAATAGCAACTAGGGGAACAACAATTAGAATTGGGGCAACCAGGGCAActggagtggcaacaacaacaattggggaggaaacaacaaccaagggggttggagtAATAGCAATTAAGGAAatgggggcaaggctttcaaagacctccgatgtatcaacaaccaaataaCCCACCTCCATTTCTATTCCAAGGTCTTAGCTCAttaaacaatgagatgggaagaatcgagatgatgtttgaacaaatgatgaaaaagaatgccgaCTCTAATGCCCAATTGGCATTCCATAATACTTCAATctgaaacttggaggttcaacttggccaaattttGCAATCTTTGAATAGTCGCCCTAAGGGGGTTCTACCTAGTGATACAGTAGTAAACtcaaagggtgggaataatattGGTCATGCAATGGAGGTCATCCCAAGAAGCAGTCGAGGTGGTGATGTTAATACCTCCAAGCAAaaggaagttgtgagtgatgaggttgaagtgcaagatgatgatgttactatagttgatgagcaagtgagtgaagagaatttgaatgttaaagtgagaattgatattcatgataatgaggtggatactcaaaatgacgtgaacccatctagggaacacgtaatagacatgctaGAACCGGTtatgcctaaagccaaggctcctttgccaaggcctcctccgcCTTACCCTTAAAGACTttcaaagaaaaagaatgaaaaccaatgtaagaagtttattgagatgatgaaaagctTGTCGATCAATGTTcttttggtggaggctcttgagcAATACAGGGTTAcgccaagtttatgaaagacttggtgacaaagaagagatttatggattgtgagaccatcaaaatgacttaTCAAGTAAGTTCAATTGTGCACTCTATGGCTCTAACGCTTGAAGATCCCAACGCTTTCACCATTCCATGTACCATCGGGATTGCAGATTTTGCAAAgtcattgtgtgatttgggagaaAGAATATATTTAATGCCTTACTCCATGTtaaaaactttgggtattggtcaaCCGAGAGCTACTTCAATGAGACTGAAAATGGTGGATAGAACAACGAAGAGGCCACTTGGTactattgatgatgttcttgtcctgGTGGACAAGTTTATCTTGCCTgctgattttgtgattcttgacTGCGAAGTCGACTATGATGTGCCTATAATTTTGGGAAGTACATTCCTAGCAACTGGGAAGGCATTGGTTGGTGAGGAagcaggggagctcaccttccgggtgggtgatgaaaaagtggtctttcatgtgtgcaaatcaatgaggcagccgAATAGTACttaagtgtgctcttttgtggatcttgtcacgGAGGTGATAGTTTATGATACTAGTGCCATGATCAATTTGGAGGATCCTTTAGAAGTGGTATTGTTGAACCTTGATGTGAATGAGGATGAAGGTAGGGTGGAGTGTGTCCATGCTTTGCACGGAATGGGATCTTATTCTTATGAACCCCATAAGCTCtttttggatcttgagaatagaaagactctgccaacaaagccctcaattgaggaacctctcgtattggagttgaagcctttccctcacatctcaggtatgaattcttaggccctagttcaactttactTGTTATTCTTTCATCTTGTCATACTAACGTGTAGGTAGATGCAACATTGGAGGTGCTCCAAagaaggaagaaggcaattggatggactctagctgatattcgaggaataagccccgccttttgcatgcataagattatACTCAAAGATGATTCcaagccctccttggaacatcaaatgaggttgaacgagtctatgcaagaggttgtcaaaaaggaggtgatcaagtggttagatgcaggagttgtgtaccccatttcggatagttcttggacttcgccggtgaAATGTGTGTCgtagaagggtggtatgactgtggttaccaatgagcaaaatgagttgattcccactactgtcaccggatggagggtgtgcatggactaccgcaagctgaataaagtgacccacaaAGATCATTTTCTattgccctttcttgaccaaatgctagatagacttgctgggaaccttctactatttcttggatgggtacttAGGTTACAACCAGATCTTGATTGCTTCAGAAGACAAGGAAAAAAACCAGCTTCACCTATCTGTATGGAACCTTTGCATTTTCTAGGATgtcatttggtttgtgtaatgcaccggccacctttcagcggtgtatgatggctatatttaccgacatggtggaggacttcttggaagtgttcatggatgatttcagtgttgtgggtgactccttTGATGAGTTTTTGAAGAATCTTAACAAAGCGTTGGCCCGGTGTAAAGAGACAAATCTTGTGCTTAACTGGAaaaaatgtcactttatggtcgaggagggcattgtcctcggccataagatctcaaagaatggaataAAGGTGGACAAGGCTaagattgaagtgatttcaaagcttcctcctcctacttCAATCAAGGGGGTTAGGATTTTTCTTGGGCATACAgggttctaccgaaggttcatcaaggacttttctaaggtagttaaTCATTTGTGCAAATTATCGAAAAAGGATGCAAAGTTCGTATTTAATGAGGaatgcatgaaagcttttgaactTTTCAAGTACAAATTGACCACCACTCTGATTATTAACGCACCTAATTGGAATTTACCTTTTtagctcatgtgcgatgcaagtgatgtTGCGGTAGGAGCGGTCTTGGATCAAAGAGTAAACAAGATGTTTCACCCggtgtattatgcaagcaaaacaatgaatgatgctcaagtgaatgaCACGGTGACGAAAAAAGAGTTGCTAGCAGttgtgtttgcaatggagaattttaggccttatctcatgggtgccaaggtgataGTTCATACTGACCAGGCAGCACTCCGCTACTTAATATCAAAGAAAGATTCTAAGGCTCGGGTGATGAGATGGGTTCTactgcttcaagagtttgaccttgcgATTGTTGATCAgaaagggagtgaaaaccaagtggcggaccacttttcccacttggaggaggaggggaggccccgtgatggcctcaaaattaatgattcattccctgatgagcaactccTCTCCGTATCTGTGAATAGCATGCCTTGGTTCGTGGATATTGCTAAATTTCTTGTGACCGACATTgttccgtgtgagctctcttctaaccaaaggaagaagcttaaatgggatagcttggactactactgggatgagttgtatttgttcaaaatttttaatgatggtgtgatccggagatgtgttccgaaagaggagcaaatgagtattctGGATGCTTGTTATTCCTCTCCCTACAGTGATTATCATGGTAGGGTGAGGACAGATTCAAAGGTGCTTATCTATGGTTTTTATTGGCCTACACTGTACAAGTATGTGGGTGAgcttgtgaagagatgtgatgcGTGTCAGAGAgcaggtggaatttcaaagaaggatgaaatgcctctcaccactattcttgaggttTGACATATTTGATATGTGGGGCATTAACTTCATGGGACCTTTTGTGAGTTCATGCGGCAACACATACATTCTGGTGGCCGTTGATTATgtttcaaaatgggttgaggctgtggctttacccaacaatgaggcccaaaGTGTGGTGGCTTTTCTCAAAAAGAATATCTTTACttggtttggcactcctagagcaattatcagtgatgggggttctcatttctaCAATGAGGCATGTGACACTTTGCtggcaaagtatggtgtcaatcacaaggcttcaaccccttaccatcctcaggctagtgggcaagttgaggtctccaacagggagattaagagcatattgtcagagactgtcaatgcaaataggactgactggtcaaagaaactggatgatgctttgtgggcttacatgactgcttacaagactccgataggtatgtctccgtaccggttggtgtttgggaaatcttgaatgagcttgatgagttccgaTTTCATGCCTATTCTAGCTCGttcttgtataaggacaagatgaagtacttacatgaaaAGTATGTCTGTAGCAAGGAATTCAAGGAAGGCGACTTTGTTCACTTATTGAACTCCCGGTTACGACTGTTCCCgagaaagctcaagtcaaaatggagtggaccttttgaggtggtgcttgtaaccccgtttggtgctcttgatttgaaaaaacaaaaatggtgaaatctttagagttaatgggcacagagtgaagcactatcttggaaagtttgatgacagccatgtGGTGGAAATGATCCATCCCAAatgattgatggtaacctgcgtcgtgccgcgacgttaaatcaggcgcttcttgggaggcaacccatgtgttttttcttcttcttaatttTCTTCTTAGTATAGGCTTTGTGTAGGAAtatttgatgcagtgcaggactaaGCTAGAAAAATTTTGTAACTGTCTGAAGTTAGACCGCTGACAGCGCTCCATTTTTTGCGGTCAGCGGTATCCTTATCGTGGAGGCAGAAATTGGCGGCggactgttgatacccaatttttccctagatATTTTTTATATACTCAAATGCTTTCAAAATggcatgtgtatgcatatatgAGCATGctcaagagttttggtatttttccctaatttttaagattttaaaattagtttattatCTATTTCAGCAGTACAAAATCCAGTAATTActctcaaaattattattttttttgtgaataatttatttccattctcatatttacaccaaaatataattaaggtgatttttgcatatttttacaaatttattggatatttttaaggctaaattgcatataattgcaattataacctattttacgattaacaatattttataattataaaatcattttcagtatttttatattaatatttatatattattaattagttcagtgcttttaatttatttttaaaattagtttaactattttatataaaataaaagggggaaattggttatttaacacatagcccattattatttcaattttagaCCCAATTTAACCCCACCCCTATCAGATTTAATTTAACCCAAAACCCAACCAAATTCGCCCCAGCCCAACTCCGAACTAATCTGAGTCGTTGATCAaataagatcaacggcccagatccattttccttaattaaactcaCACCTTACCCCCCCCCCTAACCCCTCACTTTTCGAAACCGGTCTCTCTATCTATCCATCTCTTCCTCTCCTCCttttctctagaaccttctggttCTTCTTCTCTGATATCCTTCACCATCTCTCTGGCCACCTCCAACCTCGCTTCTTTCAACCACCAGCTGCCTTGAAGCCTTACCTCATCGGTTCCTTTCATTCATGAGACTCCGTGGGTCTTCACCATGCAAGACGGTCACTGAAGCCTTGCCTGGGTTTGTTTCCAACCTTTGGGTTTTTTTTCGATGGTGTTGTAAACACCATTGTTCCTAAGTTTCACTGCCAGGTTTCTCTCACTTCTTCCTCTGGTTTCTTATGAAACCCTAATCTCGACCCAAACCTCTTAAATCTCTGTATTTTTTATCGATTTTCAACTCATACCTTTATGTTTTGCACTATTCTCTACTCGATCTTTACAATTATTCAAGTTTTAAACGTTTTTGTTCCCTTTGgaaactagggtttcttaacccctttTCGAAAATACTTTATCTTCCGATTTTGAGTAATAAGTCATGATTCTCATCACTATTTCTAAACATTTTGCTTAAGTCTgatgaaaccctagctttagggtttatatttgtattattttcGTGTTTGCCTGTTTGTGTGTTCTTCTGTATTCTTCTTTGAGTTCCGTGCtctttgctttaattttgccgCTAGTGTTTCATTCCCCTACCCTTCTGTGTTCTTTTCTTAAGATTTCTCTGATTGTTTACGTGGTGATTTTATACTAATTCTTACAAGCTCCCTTTAAGACTGTGATACTTGTCTTAAAAATTGTGATTTTGTGTATTTTCCTTATAGTTTGGTACTGATTTCGAATTGCTTCCTTAATTTATGGGATACCTTCCTCAATTAATACTGATCTCCTAGGTTTTCAATCTCGTTCATTATTTTTGAGACAATTTTCCAGAATTAAGGTAGTATTCGGCCCTATGTGTGTGCACAAATATGTTGATTGATTTGTCTGACATATTTCCCTAATTAAGTATCATATACCTAGTCTGTTTCCTTATGCTATTCTGTTTCCTTATCATATACCTAGTCTTTATTGTATACCTTATGCTATTTTGTTTCCTTATGTGATCATACTATGCtttatgatttctttccttttaaaCAACTACTTATTACCGTTTGACtttgattccttaattaaaggggatTCCTTATACTGATTTGATTATGATTGATACCCAGTTCCTTAAATATGGATTTCTACCTTGTTTCTTTACTCATCTTCAGTACTATAAGTACCCCCCATTCTCTTTTGCATGACACTCACTAACACATTGTATATCACAAACTCACACGGCAATACAcattgctctctctctctctcttgtgctaCTTCTCTCTCTTGCTCTGTTGTTGTTCCCTACTCCTAAATGTTATTAGCCGGCTGGAAAGCCAAGGCTAACATTGTGCTCATATTTGGCTCTTGCATTCTGCTGTGCTCTCTTATTACCGGTATGTCCTGATTAGTTTCGAAGTTCCAAACCAATGTGGTTATTACTACTTTAGTGTGTTATATTCCTAATTGTTTTCTACCTATGCTTCTGTTGTGCAACATGTAATTGACCCCTTGATTGTATGTTGATACTTGCATGCTCATGACCACTGTTTGCTCCTAATCATGCCTGTTATGACTATATTCTGTTACTATTTACTATTATGCCTAAATTCGACCATTTCTAGGTCCTTTAAAACTCTTGGATtttgtgtactcatgctactaAATTTGCACAAGTCTCTGCATCTCTTGGTGATATTATGTGATCTATTTGTCCCCTCTTCCCATTATCCTTGTATGCAACACTCCAATTTTTGGAAAAACTCTTTGAACTACGAATTTTCCTCTCCTTCCTGCACTTCACACTACTCCTAGAAATTAGGTCCTACCCCCTTTGTGTGAGTATTTCTTTGAGTACCCCTGAGTACTCACTGAACTTTGACACACAAGGATGGTAATTCCACACTACACATGTCTAACATTCTGGTAAGTGTTTGGGTGTTGGTATTGGCCAGGGACCCAATGGGGGCCCTAGGAAGCTTTGCCGCACCCTGACCATGTCAAGGCTGTGAAACTTGAAAGGAGTGAGGTTGGAAGAATGGGCCtgattgaaggctccctatagaataacttcttattttattctttattactGTAATTCGGCTATCATtgatttgtaataatttgtaaacgaatgaTTGGGGTTGAATAGTGAATATGGGGGGGTTATTCATGCTTAGTTTAAgtaatgggtagaaaacatgcttataggactcTATTTATTTATCTGCGCAATAGATAACCTGTATAGGACATGCATCTCACACATTAGAAATCCTGTTCTAGGTTCTTTACTTTCAGCCTGTTGTTATATTAATTTCGTAACTATGATCAGTTAATAATAGGCAAACAACTGTTATAATGGCTACTACTGCATTCTCATAATCATtagcatttagaaatcatgttttaggAACTCCTATGTGCATTAGACATCCTATTGTTTAGGGTTTTATACTTGTCTGAGTTGCAATTGTTAAAATGTTAAACGCCTCATTAGCATGCTTAATCTAATAATACAAGTATGGTTAACTATTTGTTTATCCCTCTTACAACTAAAAAAATCGATATGCATGTTCACCCTTTAAGATAATTAGGCAACGCATACAACGCCTAGACAAACTTTAGGCCCAATAAGAATCGATTAATCATGTTTTACCGATTTAAGACCAATCAGCCTCTTATAATTTTGAACTCTGCTGCTCCCA
Above is a window of Nicotiana tabacum cultivar K326 chromosome 8, ASM71507v2, whole genome shotgun sequence DNA encoding:
- the LOC142163194 gene encoding uncharacterized protein LOC142163194 — its product is MTYQVSSIVHSMALTLEDPNAFTIPCTIGIADFAKSLCDLGERIYLMPYSMLKTLGIGQPRATSMRLKMVDRTTKRPLGTIDDVLVLVDKFILPADFVILDCEVDYDVPIILGSTFLATGKALVGEEAGELTFRVIVYDTSAMINLEDPLEVVLLNLDVNEDEGYNQILIASEDKEKNQLHLSVWNLCIF